Below is a window of Brachyspira hampsonii DNA.
TTCTTTATCAGCATCAAGTGAAGCTATATCAAAAGCATCAATCATGACTTTTCTTTCTTCCGGAGTTAAGCATTTAACAGGATCTTTTGCTATGAATAATTTTTGGTATTGTGAAGGTATTAAAGTTTCATCATCCATTAAAATTTCTTCGTAAAGTTTTTCACCTTCTCTGATTCCTGTAAATATTATCGGAATATCTTTTTCTGTAAGTCCGTACATTTTAAGCATGTTTTTAGCCAAATCTAAAATCTTAACAGGCTTTCCCATATCTAAAGTAAATATTATTCCGTCATTCAAAGTACAGGCTTTAATTACAAGTCTTGCAGCTTCCCTTATAGACATAAAAAATCTTACCATTTCAGGGTGCGTTACTGTTAATGCCTTGCCTTCTCTAATCTGCTTTTCAAATACAGGTATAACACTTCCGCTGCTTCCTAAAACATTACCAAATCTTGTTATTTTGAATGCTGTATTATTTTGTTCATGCGACAATGACATTATCATTCTTTCGCATATTCTTTTGCTTGCTCCCATTAATGAAGTAGGACGAACTGCTTTATCAGTTGATATGAATACAAAGTTCTTTATATTATTTTTAATGGCAAGTGTTGCTATATTTTCTGTTGCTAGTATATTATTTTTAATAGCTTCTTCAGGGTAGCTTTCCATAAAAGGAAGATGTTTATGAGCGGCTGCATGAAAAATTATATCTGGTTTTTCTTCTTTTAAGATTTTATCAACTTTAACATAGTCTCGTACATTTGATATTATATACATAAATTTGTGTTTATGTTTTTCATTGTTTCTGTCATTCAAAGACATTATGAGATTATGAACGGCACTTTCAGAATTATCCAAAGCCATAACTTTTTTTACAGGAAGAGTAATTAATTGCCTTACAAGTTCGCTTCCGATAGATCCTCCGCCTCCTGTAACCAATATAGTTTTATCCTTATAGTATGCCGATATTTCTTTTTCATCAAAACCAATCTCTTCTCTTCCAAGTAAGTCTGAAGGTTCAATATTTCTTATATCTTTTATAGAGGCATTTCCCTTTATTATTTCAAAAAATCCGGGAAGTATTTTATATCTTATTCCTGTAGGATATATTATATCAAGTATTTCAAGCAGTTCTTTTTGTTTGAGAGTTGGTATTGCAATAATAATTTCTTCTATATCGGTATTATTACTTTTGTATTCTTTTATTATATTTTCTATGTCTTTTACTTTGCCTTTAACTTTTATAGAATGATTTTTAATATTTACTTCTTTTTTATTTATATCATCATCTAAAAAGCAAAGTATATTATATTCGTTATTATCATCAGAGGTTAGTATTTCAGATGCAAGAGTCTCACCGGCGTTTCCTGCTCCTATTATAACTATATTTTTCTTGTTCATTACTTAAAACCTAAAATACATATATAAATAGAGTTATAGTATATATTTTTTTTGTTTATTATACAAGGATTTTATTATATATTGTTTATTTTAGAAAAAGTTTTTAGTTAAAAATACACATAATTTAAATCTTTCAAAAATATAATATAAAAATTATAACAATTCTAAAAAATATATCTTTCTTTATATTCTGTTAATTCAATATTTCTGTTTCAAGTAATTTTAAAACTTTATTTATATCATTCAATAATTTATTTAATATTTATAAGTTTATATTAGAATTTCAGCTACTACCCAAGTTTTTATTAAAATTGGTTTGACGCACGGTAAGCAAAATTTATAATATAATAAAAATTTGAATTGCAAAATAACTTTATATTTTTAATTTCATTATGCGTGCGGTAATTAGACATCAAATTTAAATAACACTAGGGTGGGCATCTAAAAAATGATAATTAGGTTATAAATAAGTAAAAAATTTAAATCTGAAAATAAATTAAAAAGCCTATAGGGTGGGGATTATGATAAAGCAAAAAATTTAAAAACTTTTTCTAAATTCCCGCCCTTTAGAGTTTGTTATTTTACTTTGGATTTTAGTTTGATACTGTTTTATGATTTAAATAACATCTATTAGCACCCGCCCAAGTGTCTTATAAATTTGTAGTATATTCATCGCACGGTAAACAAAATTCTAAAATATAAATTAATTAGTAATATAATTTTTACTATGTTTAAAAATTGGTTCTGCGTGTGTTAAAAAAGTAATAACCTTAATTGCATTTTGGGTGGTTTTTTAAAAATTCTTTTTAAATAATAAAGAAAGTTAAAAATTATAATTGCAGATTAAAATAATAAGCCTAAAGAGTGGGAATTAGTAAAAGTCAAAAAATTTATTCTCATTCCCCGCCCTTTAGAGTTTGTTATTTTACTTTGGATTTTAGTTTAATACTGTTTTATGATTTAAATAACATCTATTAGCACCCGCCCAAGTTTTTATTAGAGTTAGTATTTATTAAACGCACGGTTAATAAATTTTTATTTATGATTCAAATTATAATTTCAAATTGTTTTAGATTAAAAATTTTACTCTCCGTGCGGTTATTCAACTACTCCAATGTAGGGAAGATTTCTGTATTTCTGAGCATAGTCAATTCCGTAGCCTACAACAAACTCATCTTCTATATCAAAACCGTTATAGTCTATTTTTATATCAACTTTTCTTCTTGAAGGCTTATTTAAAAGTGTGCATATTTTAAGAGAAGCAATATTTCTGGTTTTTAATACTTCGCATATTTTTTCTAAAGTGTATCCTGTGTCTATTATATCTTCTACTATGATAACATCTCTTCCTGTGAGAGGTATATCAACATCTTTAAGTATTTTAATTTCAGAACCTATTTTATTGTTTCCGTAACTTGATACTATCATAAAATCAATTTCTACAGGCACATCAATATGCCTAGATAAATCAGCAATGAATATAAAAGAACCTTTTAAAAGTCCTATAATGCATGGTATATTTTCTTTATCCTTAAGATCATTAGAAATTTGTTCTGCTAATTCTTTAACTTTATTATTTATATCTTCTTCTGATATAAGTATTTTTGATATATGATCATCTTTTTTCATGAATTATCCCTTAGTAATTTTTTATATATTATCGTATATAAATAATAATTTAATTAAAAATATATTTATACTATGCATTTTTTTAATAATTATAATTTTTTTTGAAAATGTATTTTAATAATTCAATATTTAACAAAAAATAAAATCTATATATAATTATAGAGCCAATAGATAATCAATTTTATCCATTGGCTCTATTTTTAATAAAATAAATAATAATCTAAATTATTTACTTACTTAGCTTTTTTAGCTTCTATTGCTTTTGCTAATTCTTCAGCTAATAGAGGAAGTACTTTATTCACATCGCCTACTATACCTAAATCAGCTATTCCAAACATAGGAGCATCTTTATCTTTGTTTATAGCAATGATGTATTCTGATTCTTCCATACCAGCCATGTGCTGAATAGCACCAGAGATACCGCAAGCGAAGTATATATTAGGTCTTACTGTTTTACCTGTTTGACCTACTTGTCTAGCCTGTTCTATATATCCAGCATCTACTGCAGCTCTTGAACCTGAAACTGTTGCACCTATTTTAGAAGCTACAGCTTCAAGATTTTTGAAGTTTTCTTTAGAACCTACACCTCTACCGCCAGATACCAATATTTTAGCTTCTGTAATATCAATTTTTTTAGAAGTTTCTTTTACTATATCTAAGATTTTAACTTTCATTTTAGAAGTGTCTATTGTTAAAGGTAATACTTCAACTTCACCTTTTTTTCCTTCTTCTTTAGCTAATTTCTGCATAACACCAGGTCTTACAGTAGCCATTTGCGGTCTATGATCCGGACATACAATAGTAGCCATCAAGTTACCGCCGAATGCAGGTCTAGTCATTCCGAATACTTTAGTTTCATCATCTATTTCTAATTTTGTACAGTCAGCAGTAAGACCTGTAGCAAGTCTTGAAGATACTCTAGGAGCTAAGTCTCTTCCTAAAGTAGTTGCACCTAATAATACTATTTCCGGTTTTTTAGCATTTATTATTGCTGATAATGCCTGAGCATAAGCTTCAGTATCGTACTGTTTTAAAAGTTCATTGTCAACAATTACTACTTTATCAGCACCATATTCAACTAAAGTTTGAGCTAAACCTTCTACTTTATGTCCTATTAAAGCCACTGTTACAGGTGAATTTAATTTAACAGCAAGTTTTTTTGCTTCTCCGATTAATTCTAAACCTACGTTTTGAATTACACCGTCTCTTTGCTCTGCAAATACTAATATTCCTTTATAATCACTTAAATTCATTATCTATCTCCTTTTTCTAAGGTTCTTTGTTAATTAAAATTAAATAACAAATTTTTCTTTTAATTTTTCAATTATGATATTAACAGCTTCTTTAGTATCAACTTCAAATACTTTACCAGCTTGTTTAGCTCCTTTAGTAAATGATTTTTTTACTTTAGTAGGAGATCCAGTAAGACCTATCAATGAAGGATCAATTTTTATAGTTTCAGAAGACCATATTTCAACTTCTTTGTCATATGCTTCCACTATTCCTTTAACTCTCATGTATCTAGGGCTGTTAGCTTCTGATAATACAGTAATTAGAGCAGGTAATTGAACATTTAACAAATAGTATCCGTCTTCTACCATTCTTTTTACAGTTAATGATTTATCAGCTTCATTATATTGTATTTCTTTAGCATAAGAAATCTGAGGTATTTCTAGGTGTTCAGCTGTTTGCGGACCAACTTGAGCAGTATCACCGTCTATAGCTTGTCTTCCAGAGATAATAAGATCATATTCTAAAGTTCTTAAAGCAGCAGCTAATGTATTAGAAGTAGCCAGAGTATCAGCACCTCCGAATTTTCTATCAGTTATAAGAATAGCTCTGTCAGCTCCCATAGCAAAAGCTTCTCTTAATATAGCTTCAGCTTGAGGAGGTCCCATTGTTATTACTGTAACATGAGCACCATATTTATCTTTTAATTTTAAAGCTTCTTCTAATCCGGCTTTATCGTCAGGGTTCATTATACTAGGAACACCATCTCTTATTAATGTACCTTTAACAGGGTCAAGTCTAATTTCAGTTGTATCTGGAACCTGTTTTACACAAACTATGATTTTCATTTATATTCCTCCATAAATATTTTATTTACTAAACTAATTATCTTATTTTAAAAGACTTCCTGCTATTACCATTCTTTGAACTTCTGAAGTACCTTCATAGATTTCTGTAATCTTAGCGTCTCTCATCATTCTTTCAACAGGATATTCTCTAGTATATCCGTATCCGCCATGAAGCTGAACAGCTTTAGTTGTAACTTCCATTGCAGTTTCAGCTGCGAATAGTTTAGCTCTTGCGGCATCTACAGAATATGGAAGATGATTGCTTTCTTTCCAAGCTGCTTTGTACACTAGAAGTCTTGAAGCTTCTACTTTTACTTCAAGGTTAGCTAATTGGAATTGAGTGTTTTGGAAATTAGCTATAGTTCTTCCGAACTGTTTTCTTTCTTTAACATAAGCTACAGTTTCATCAAGAGCACCTTGAGCAATACCCAATGCCTGAGAAGCAATACCTATTCTTCCTCCGTCAAGAGTCATCATAGCAATTTTAAATCCTTTACCTAATTCACCTAATAGGTTATCTTTTGGTATTCTTGCATTTTCAAATATTAATTCGCAAGTAGCAGAACCTCTAATACCTAATTTTTTCTCTTTTTTACCAACGCTAAATCCAGGAGCAGTTGATTCTACAATGAAAGCAGAAATACCTTTTAATCCTTTAGATTTATCAGTCATAGCAAATATAACATACACATTTGCATATCCAGAGTTTGTGATGAATATTTTTGAACCATTAAGAACCCATTCCTGAGTAGCTTCATCTAATACAGCTGTTGTTTGCTGACCTGCTGCATCAGTACCTGCATTTGGTTCAGTAAGTCCGAATGCACCAAGCCATTCTCCGCTAGCTAGTTTAGGAATATATTTTTGTTTTTGTGCATCAGTACCGAATTGTAATATAGGCCAAGTTCCAAGAGAAGTGTGAGCAGAAAGAATAACACCTGTAGTTCCGCAAACTCTTGATAATTCTTCAACCGCCATAGCATACATTATGTTGTCTCCGCCTGCACCGCCGTATTCTTTAGGAATAGGTATTCCCATAAGTCCTATTTCGGACATTTTTTTTACAGTTTCAACAGGGAA
It encodes the following:
- a CDS encoding nucleoside-diphosphate sugar epimerase/dehydratase, giving the protein MNKKNIVIIGAGNAGETLASEILTSDDNNEYNILCFLDDDINKKEVNIKNHSIKVKGKVKDIENIIKEYKSNNTDIEEIIIAIPTLKQKELLEILDIIYPTGIRYKILPGFFEIIKGNASIKDIRNIEPSDLLGREEIGFDEKEISAYYKDKTILVTGGGGSIGSELVRQLITLPVKKVMALDNSESAVHNLIMSLNDRNNEKHKHKFMYIISNVRDYVKVDKILKEEKPDIIFHAAAHKHLPFMESYPEEAIKNNILATENIATLAIKNNIKNFVFISTDKAVRPTSLMGASKRICERMIMSLSHEQNNTAFKITRFGNVLGSSGSVIPVFEKQIREGKALTVTHPEMVRFFMSIREAARLVIKACTLNDGIIFTLDMGKPVKILDLAKNMLKMYGLTEKDIPIIFTGIREGEKLYEEILMDDETLIPSQYQKLFIAKDPVKCLTPEERKVMIDAFDIASLDADKETIKMLMHKYIEEYTG
- the hpt gene encoding hypoxanthine phosphoribosyltransferase, translated to MKKDDHISKILISEEDINNKVKELAEQISNDLKDKENIPCIIGLLKGSFIFIADLSRHIDVPVEIDFMIVSSYGNNKIGSEIKILKDVDIPLTGRDVIIVEDIIDTGYTLEKICEVLKTRNIASLKICTLLNKPSRRKVDIKIDYNGFDIEDEFVVGYGIDYAQKYRNLPYIGVVE
- a CDS encoding electron transfer flavoprotein subunit alpha/FixB family protein translates to MNLSDYKGILVFAEQRDGVIQNVGLELIGEAKKLAVKLNSPVTVALIGHKVEGLAQTLVEYGADKVVIVDNELLKQYDTEAYAQALSAIINAKKPEIVLLGATTLGRDLAPRVSSRLATGLTADCTKLEIDDETKVFGMTRPAFGGNLMATIVCPDHRPQMATVRPGVMQKLAKEEGKKGEVEVLPLTIDTSKMKVKILDIVKETSKKIDITEAKILVSGGRGVGSKENFKNLEAVASKIGATVSGSRAAVDAGYIEQARQVGQTGKTVRPNIYFACGISGAIQHMAGMEESEYIIAINKDKDAPMFGIADLGIVGDVNKVLPLLAEELAKAIEAKKAK
- a CDS encoding electron transfer flavoprotein subunit beta/FixA family protein — translated: MKIIVCVKQVPDTTEIRLDPVKGTLIRDGVPSIMNPDDKAGLEEALKLKDKYGAHVTVITMGPPQAEAILREAFAMGADRAILITDRKFGGADTLATSNTLAAALRTLEYDLIISGRQAIDGDTAQVGPQTAEHLEIPQISYAKEIQYNEADKSLTVKRMVEDGYYLLNVQLPALITVLSEANSPRYMRVKGIVEAYDKEVEIWSSETIKIDPSLIGLTGSPTKVKKSFTKGAKQAGKVFEVDTKEAVNIIIEKLKEKFVI
- a CDS encoding acyl-CoA dehydrogenase, with protein sequence MEFNLSKTHQLFRQMIREFAEKEVKPLAAEVDEEERFPVETVKKMSEIGLMGIPIPKEYGGAGGDNIMYAMAVEELSRVCGTTGVILSAHTSLGTWPILQFGTDAQKQKYIPKLASGEWLGAFGLTEPNAGTDAAGQQTTAVLDEATQEWVLNGSKIFITNSGYANVYVIFAMTDKSKGLKGISAFIVESTAPGFSVGKKEKKLGIRGSATCELIFENARIPKDNLLGELGKGFKIAMMTLDGGRIGIASQALGIAQGALDETVAYVKERKQFGRTIANFQNTQFQLANLEVKVEASRLLVYKAAWKESNHLPYSVDAARAKLFAAETAMEVTTKAVQLHGGYGYTREYPVERMMRDAKITEIYEGTSEVQRMVIAGSLLK